The Roseococcus microcysteis genome contains a region encoding:
- a CDS encoding DUF6511 domain-containing protein: MVRRRWTRPAQPRAAAQSLPQPRGCSPEDQVRRLTCALCGREAKGFGYIHQLRWGEFPHHRFCSMRCCEAGGALGRRSNGVIDKTQMEERAVKDARRPLAEVLVELNLMAPFHDRSASEIDRIIEACVDGFQASMQRQAAERDPLDDPIPF; encoded by the coding sequence ATGGTTCGTCGCCGCTGGACGCGGCCGGCGCAGCCGCGTGCTGCGGCCCAGTCCCTGCCACAGCCGCGCGGCTGCTCGCCCGAGGACCAGGTGCGTCGGCTCACCTGTGCGCTCTGCGGTCGGGAGGCGAAGGGCTTCGGCTACATCCACCAGCTTCGCTGGGGCGAATTCCCGCATCACCGCTTCTGCTCAATGCGGTGTTGCGAGGCAGGTGGCGCGCTGGGCCGAAGGTCCAACGGCGTGATCGACAAAACGCAGATGGAGGAGCGCGCGGTGAAGGACGCGCGCCGGCCGCTCGCCGAGGTGCTGGTGGAGCTGAACCTCATGGCGCCGTTCCACGACCGCAGTGCGTCAGAAATCGACCGCATCATCGAGGCCTGCGTGGACGGCTTCCAGGCATCCATGCAGCGCCAGGCCGCCGAGCGGGATCCGCTCGACGACCCGATTCCATTTTGA
- a CDS encoding ATP-binding protein, with protein MALRIVTADERLSSAVNKTTLALFGPSGVGKTTQVQTMHAEKTLCIDLEAGLKSVQDWRGDSIPVRCFEDAIDLACLAGGVNPAADPTGFFSEGHYQHLAAAHPDLVRLLASKSIVFLDSITDLTRQAMAWAKTRPEAFSEKTGKPDTRGAYGLMAREVIGLLKHLQHAPGKTTIMVGILEKVTDEFGKVTWQPQMEGGKAARELPGIVDQVVTMGLFSREGDAWRYDPERGTERRLVCRAGNSFGLPAKDRSGRLDETEPADLAALLRKINATSTNATKGVMP; from the coding sequence ATGGCACTCCGCATCGTCACGGCCGACGAGCGCCTGTCAAGCGCCGTCAACAAGACCACCCTGGCGCTGTTCGGGCCGAGCGGCGTGGGCAAGACCACGCAGGTCCAAACGATGCATGCCGAAAAGACCCTCTGCATCGACCTCGAGGCCGGCCTCAAGTCGGTGCAGGACTGGCGCGGCGACAGCATCCCTGTCCGCTGCTTCGAAGATGCCATCGACCTTGCCTGCCTGGCCGGCGGTGTGAACCCGGCGGCCGATCCGACCGGGTTCTTCTCGGAAGGGCACTATCAGCATCTCGCCGCGGCGCATCCCGACCTGGTGCGGCTGCTCGCCAGCAAATCCATCGTGTTCCTCGACTCGATCACCGACCTCACGCGGCAGGCGATGGCCTGGGCCAAGACGCGGCCCGAGGCCTTCTCGGAGAAGACCGGCAAGCCGGACACCCGCGGCGCCTACGGCTTGATGGCGCGCGAGGTCATCGGCCTGCTGAAGCACCTGCAGCACGCGCCGGGCAAGACCACGATCATGGTCGGCATCTTGGAGAAGGTGACCGACGAGTTCGGCAAGGTCACCTGGCAGCCGCAGATGGAAGGCGGCAAGGCCGCGCGCGAACTGCCGGGCATCGTCGATCAGGTCGTCACCATGGGGCTGTTCAGCCGCGAAGGTGACGCCTGGCGATACGACCCGGAGCGCGGAACCGAGCGTCGCCTCGTCTGCCGTGCCGGCAATAGCTTCGGGCTGCCCGCGAAGGATCGCTCCGGCCGTCTCGACGAGACCGAGCCCGCGGACCTCGCCGCCCTGCTCCGCAAGATCAACGCCACCAGCACCAACGCCACCAAGGGGGTGATGCCATGA